Genomic segment of Nocardioides plantarum:
GGGCCGCACCGGGCCCACCTGAGCGCGACCGCCCGGCCCCGGCGCCGCGCCGTCCGCACCGCGGGGTGGTCGGTCACCCGCCGGGCTGCTCTCCTAGGCTGGCGGCATGGACAAGCCCGAGATCGACTTCCCTGACTTCGACCCGCCCACCGACCTCCAGGTCACCGACCTCACCGTGGGCGACGGCCCCGAGGCCGCTGCCGGCCAGACCGTGAAGGTCCACTACGTCGGCGTCGCCCACTCGACCGGCGAGGAGTTCGACGCCTCCTACAACCGTGGCGACGCGCTGCAGTTCCGCCTGGGCATCGGCCAGGTCATCGCCGGCTGGGACCAGGGCGTGCAGGGCATGAAGGTCGGCGGCCGCCGCCAGCTCGTCATCCCGCCCCACCTCGGCTACGGCGACCGCGGCGCGGGCGGGGTCATCAAGCCCGGCGAGACCCTGATCTTCGTGGTGGACCTGCTCGAAGTTCGCTGATCGACCCGGCGGGAGATTCACCGCTGCAGTGGTGAATCTCCTGCCGGTACGACGAAACTTCGTCGAGGAGGTGGGAGATTCACCGCCTCAGCGGAGATTTTCCCACGCGGTCACCAGGGAAAGTCGTCGGGCGTGCTGCCGTCGCTCACCCGCGCGGACTGCGCGGCGAGCTGGACCAGGTCGCCGTTGACGAGCTGGCGACCGCGCCGGGTCTCGGAGACGCCGTTGACCTTGACGACCCCGGCCGCGAGCAGGTCCTTGGCCGCGGAGCCCGACTCGACGAGGTTGGCGAGCTTGAGGAACTGGCCGAGCTTGATCGACGAGTCCTCGATCGGGACGTTCAGGGGTTCTGCCATGAGGGTTAGTGAATCACTACCGAGACCGTGTGGATCAACACCCCCACGAGTCCGCCGACGATGGTGCCGTTGATCCGGATGAACTGCAGGTCGCGTCCGACGTGGAGCTCGATGCGGTCGGCGGCCTCCTTGCCGTCCCAGCGCTCGATGGTGTGCGTGATGACCGCCGTGAGGTCGCTGCCGTAGCGCTCGACGACGAACACCGCGGCGTCGGCGGCGCGCCGGTCGAGTCGCGCGCGCAGGTCGGCGTCGGCGGCCAGGCGAGCGGAGAAGGCGGTGACCTCGGCCAGCAGGCGTCGGCGTACGGCGCCCTCGGGGTCGGCGAGGGACGTGGAAAGCGCGCGCTGGAGCGCCTGCCACAGCGAGATGCCGGTGGTGACCACCGCGGGGTGGTCGAGCAGGCGGTCCTTGAGCCGCTCGGCCCGGTCCTGCGTGGCGGGATCGGTGAGCAGGTCGCCGGCCAACCGCTCGAGGAGGGAGTCGAGCGCGATCCGAGCCCGGTGCTCGGGGTCGCTGCGGATGTCGCCCACCCACTTCACGATCTCGACGTGGGCCCGGGCGGTGACCCGCTCGTTGAGGCTGTCGGGCGCCCACCACGGCGCCCGCTCCCCCAGGACGTCCTGGACCGTGCGCGGGTTGGCCTCCAGCCACCCCTGCAGCTCCTCGAGCGCGAGGTCGACCAGCCCGTGGTGCACGTCGTCGCGCACCGCCTCGGACAGCAGCCCGCCGAGCAGCGGGGCGATCGGCTCCTCACGGAAGCGGGGCACCAGGGCGTCGGTGACCAGCGCCTCCACGTGCTCGTCGCGGACCTTGCCGAGAGCGATACGGGCGACCACGGCGATCTCGTCGACGACGCGCCGGGCATTGGACTCCTCGGCCAGCCAGGTGCCGAGGCGGGCCGAGACGCCGGCGGCGCCCAGCCGCTCGCGGATGATCTGCTCCTGCAGGAAGTTCTCGCCCACGAAGTCCTGCAGCCCGCGCCCGAGGTCGTCCTTGCGGCGCGGGATCAGGGCCGTGTGCGGGATCGGCAGCCCGAGCGGATGCCGGAAGAGGGCCGTCACGGCGAACCAGTCGGCGATCGCACCGACCATCGACGCCTCGGCGCCCGCGTTGACGAAGCCGAGCACCCCGTCGTGGCCGAGCGTGGCGACGTAGACGACCGCGGCCAGGGCCAGCAGCGACACCGCGACGGTCCGCATCCGGCGCAGCGCGCGCCGGCGCTCCCGGTCGGCGGCGCTGTCGGTGTCGACCTGCGGGCCGGTCGTCGCGCTCATCGATGACCCCACACGTCGCGGCATGACGCTGGGGGGCCCGTGGGCCGGGGTACCCGGAGCGGCGGTGTCGGCACGGGTGCAGTCTCCCCCACGATCTCCCCCACGATCTCCCCCACCGTGCCCTCACGGCAGCGCGTCGGCCACCACCCGGCTCGCGTGGGACACTCCTGCCCATGCCCGACCAGCCCCTCGAGCCCGCCCGGGCGCGCCGTACCGTGATCACCTTCGGCACCTTCGACGTCTTCCACGTCGGCCACCTCCGGGTGATCGAGCGGGCCGCGGCCCTCGGCGACCGTCTCGTCGTGGGGGTCTCGGGCGACGACCTCAACGTGCGCAAGAAGGGCCGCGAGCCGGTCTTCAGCCAGCACGAGCGGCTCGAGATCCTCGCCGCCCTCCGGTCGGTGGACGAGGTGTTCGTCGAGGAGAGCCTCGAGCTCAAGCGCGACTACATCACCCGCTACGCCGCCGACGTCCTCGTCATGGGCGACGACTGGGCCGGTCGCTTCGACGAGCTCGGCGACATCTGCGAGGTCGTCTACCTCCCGCGCACGCCCGCGATCTCGACCACCGCCCTCATCGAGAAGATCTCCGCCACCCCCTGACCCCGACCGGAGTCCGTCATCGCCAGCTCCCGCCCCACCCTGCGCCTGCTCCCGACCGTCCTGGTCCCGGGCCTGCTGGCGATCCTGCTGACGGCCACCCTCGCCGGCGGGCCGCTGCCGCCGGCACAGGCCGACCCCGCCGCCACCGCCCCTGCAGGCGCCGACGTGGCGCCCGGCCCCGACCCGGTCGTGGTGGCCGCCCGCGCCGCGCTGGCGGGCACGCCGACGACGTACGACCGCAGCGGCGGCGCCACGGCGAGCGCACCCCCGGAGGCGACCCTGGCGCTGCGCGACCTCTTCGCCGCGCGTGGCCGCCTCGGTGCGGACGACGCTCGGCTGGCCGCCCGGATCCTGGCCCGGCCCACCGACGGCGGCGCCGACCCCTACGGCGACGGCTTCTCGTCCCCCTCCTTCACCCGGTGCAGCGCCCACTTCTGCCTGCACTGGGTACGCCGCGGCGCCGACGCCCCCGCCACCGACGCCTGGCCCGCCACGACCCTGGCCGTCCTCGAGCGGGTCTGGCGCCACCACGTCGACAAGCTGGGCTACCGCGCACCCGTGCCCGACGGCGCGCGCGGCGGCAACGCCAAGTTCGACGTCTACCTCAAGGACGTCGGCAGCCGCGGGCTCTACGGCTACTGCGCGCCCGAGGGCACCGTGCCCGGCCAGCCCAAGAGGGCCGGGGGGTTCTGCGTGCTCGACGACGACTTCGCGCGCGGTCAGTTCGGTCGCAAGCCGGGCGACTCGCTCCAGGTGACCGCCGCCCACGAGTTCCTCCACGCCCTCCAGTTCGCCTACGACGTGACCGAGGACGGCTGGCTCTACGAGTCCACGGCGACCTGGGTCGAGGAGAGGTTCGCCGACCAGGTCGACGACAACCGCAGCTACCTCCCCGCCGGCCAGCTCGGTCGCCCGCGGGTGCCGCTCGACCTCTTCGAGACCGACGGCTTCGCCCACTACGGCAACTGGGCGTTCTGGGAGTTCCTCTCCCGTCGCTACGGCACCAGCATCGTGCGGTCCGTCTGGAACCGGGCCGGCACGGGCGGCAGCCTGCCCGACGACTACAGCACCCAGGCGCTCGTCAAGGTGCTGGCGTCGCGCGGAGGCCTGCCGAACGTCTACGCCTCCTTCGCGGCCGGCAACACGGTGCCGAGCCGAACCTATGCGGAGGGACGCGCCTACCCGGTCGCACCCGCGACCGAGCGCCGGCTCACGAGCGCGCGGCGCAGCACCCAGCTGGCGACCCGCCTCGACCACCTGACCTCGCGGGCGCTGCGGCTACGGCCCGACGCCTCGCTGGCGCGGGGATCGCGGGTCACCGTCGTGGTCGACGCCCCCGACCGGGTCCGCGCCCCGGCCGCACGCCTCGTGGCCCGGCTGGTCGACGGCACGGTGCGGCAGCGTTCCATCCCGCTCAGCAGCACCGGGTCGGGGCGCATCGACGTGAGCTTCGACGCGGCCACCACCTCGGTGACCGTCGTGCTCGTCAACGCCTCGACCCGCTACCGGTGCGACGAGGGCACGACCCTGGCCTGCGCGGGCCGGCCGTTCGACGACGGACAGAAGTTCGTGGTCAGGGCCTCGGTCACGCGCTGAGCCGGCGCCGCGCGCGGCGACCGGGCCGGCGGTGACTCAGCGGCGGGAGTAGTCGCGGAAGCCGCGCTTGGTCTTGCGACCCAGGTAGCCCGCGGTGACCAGGTGCTCGAGCAGCGGCGCCGGGGCGAAGCCGGGCTCGCGGAACTCCTGGTAGAGCTCCTTCTGGATCGCCAGCGACACGTCGTTGCCGACGACGTCGAGCAGCTCGAACGGTCCCATCGGGAGCGCGCAGCCCTGCTTCATGGCCAGGTCGATGTCGTCGGCCGTCGCGTAGTGCGCCTCGAGCATCTTGACCGCGTCGTTGAGGTAGGGGAACAGCAGCGCGTTGACGATGAAGCCGGCGCGGTCACCGCACGAGACGCCGACCTTGCCGACCTTGCCGCACAGCGCTCGGGTGGTCTCGGTGACGTCGTCGTCGGTGGCGACGGTCGACACGACCTCGACGAGCTTCATGATCGTGGCCGGGTTGAAGAAGTGCATGCCGATGACGTCCTGCGGGCGGTTGGTCACCTTGGCCATCGCGATGATCGGCAGCGACGACGTCGTGGTCGCGAGGATCGCGCCGGGCTTGCAGATCTCGTCGAGGTTCTCGAACAGCGTGGTCTTGATCGCGAGGTCCTCGGCGATCGCCTCGACCACGATGTCGACGTCCGCGAGGTCGTCGAGCGAGGTCGTGCCGGTGACCCGGCCGAGCACCTCGGCCTTCTTCTCCTCGGTGCTCCTGCCGCGTTGGATCTGCTTGTCGAAGCTCTTGGTGATCGCCGCGACCACGCCGGCGGCCTTGTCCTGGCTGCGGCCGACGACGACGACCTCGAAGCCGGCCTTGGCGAAGACCTCGACGATGCCGGAGGCCATCGTGCCGGTGCCGACCACCCCGACCTGCTGGATGTCGTGCTTGAGCTGGGGCGCCTCGTCGGCCGACGGGGTCTTGTCGTCGGGCACGACGACCGGGCTGTCGGGACCCTCGTAGGTGTAGAAGCCGCGGCCGGTCTTGCGACCGAGCAGACCGGCGGTGACCATCTGCTTGAGGATCGGCGTCGGCGCGTGGAGCCGGTCGCGACCCTGGCGGTACATCGTCTCGAGGATCTCGTAGGCCGTGTCGAGGCCGATCAGGTCGAGCAGGGCCAACGGGCCCATCGGGTAGCCGCAGCCGAAGCGCATGCCCGCGTCGATGTCCTCGCGGGTCGCGTAGCGACCCTCGTACATGGAGGCGGCGTGGTTGAGGTAGCCGAACAGCAGCGTGTTGGCGATGAAGCCGGCCTTGTCGCCACAGACGACCGGGCTCTTGCCCAGCGTGGCGAGCAGGGCCTGGACGTCGTCGAGCACCGACGGCTCGGTCACCACGGTCTGGACGACCTCGACGAGGTCCTGCACGGGGGCGGGGTTGAAGAAGTGCACCCCGATGACGCGGCCGGGGGCCGACGTCGCCGAGGACAGCTCGGTCACCGAGAGCGAGGAGGTGTTGGTGGCCAGCACCGTCTGCGGGCCGACGATGCCGTCGAGCCGCTGGAAGATCGCCTTCTTGGTGGCCATCGACTCGACGACCGCCTCGACGACGAGGTCGGCGGCGGCGAGGTCGGTCAGCTCGGTCGAGAACGTGATGCGACCGAGCAGCTCGGCCTGCTCGGCCTCGGTCATCTTCTCGCGCTGGACCGCGCGCCCGGTCGAGTGGCCGAGGTGCTGACGGCCACGCTCGACTCCCTCGTCGTTGATCTCGACACCGACCACGGCGTAGCCGTGACGGGCGAAGACCTCGGCGATGCCGGCACCCATGGTGCCGAGGCCGACGACCCCGATCGTGGTGAAGGTGCGGGCAGCGGACGCGGTCGACTCGGGCGCGGTGCTCGTCATGGCGGGCATCCTTGCACGCGGATCCGGCGGGTCCGAGACATGTTCACTCACCGGTAACTTGATGCTGCGACCAGCGCTCCGGTCGGCGTCCCGGTCAGGGTCCCGGTCAGCGCTCCAGACGTCGCTGCATGACGATCCGTGGCCCGGGCTCGTCGAGGCCCAGCGACCGCTCGTGGTCGCGCAGGTCGCGTTGGAAGCGCTCCAGCCGGCTCGGCTCCACCTCCACGAAGCCCAGGCCCGCGTAGAAGGGGCCGTTCCACGGCACGTCGCGGTAGGTCGTCAGCGACATCCGGTCGTAGCCGGCCCACCGCGCCTCCTCCATGGCGGCACGCACCAGCGTCGTACCGATCCCCTGGCGCTGGTACGACGGCAGCACCGACAGCTGGTCGAGGTGGGCGTGCAGGTCGTGGGGCACGACGTGGGCGAAGCCCACGACGCGGCGGTCGTCGACCGCCACGAGCAGGAACCCGACGCCGTCGCGCTCCGCGCCGCTGGGGCCGGGGGCGACGAGGGCCGGGACCGTCCGATCGCCGAAGTGCTCGGCGTACATCGCGGCGCCGGCGTCCTCGACGGGAGCGACACGACGCAGGTCGGAGGGCCGGGCCGCCCGGACGGAGACGCTCACCGGGTGCCGTCGAGACGGACAGGACGGCCGGGCCACATGGCTCCAACCTAGTTGCCCGGCCGGCCGCGGGCTCGGCCGGTCCGATCGCGGTCCGATCGGTCCGATCGGTCCGGGCGCCTACGACGCCCGCCCCGGGTACGGCGTACGGCGTACGGGGCTCGGTCGTGAGGTGCCGCGACCACCCGGGCGTCGACCGCGTAGGTTCAGCGCCGTGAGACTCGTCGTGGCCCGCTGTCAGATCGACTACGCCGGCCGGCTGACCGCCCACCTGCCGATGGCCACCCGGGTGCTGATGATCAAGGCCGACGGATCGGTGCTCGTGCACTCCGATGGTGGCTCCTACAAGCCGCTGAACTGGATGAGCCCGCCGTGCACGTTGCGCGAGGGCACCACCGACGACGGCGCCGTCGAGTGGACCGTCACGAGCCGGAGCACCGCGAAGGGCCCGTCCGACACGCTGCGCATCCTGATCGAGGAGGTCCTCAGCGACACCTCCCACGACCTCGGCATCGACCCCGGGCTGCAGAAGGACGGGGTGGAGAAGCACCTGCAGGAGCTCCTCGCCGAGCACCCGGCCACCCTCGCGGACGGCCTGACCCTCGTGCGGCGCGAGTTCCCGACCGCGATCGGTCCGGTCGACCTGATGTGCCGCGACGCCGCGGGCGCCAGCGTCGCGGTCGAGATCAAGCGGCGCGGCGACATCGACGGCGTCGAGCAGCTGACCCGCTACCTCGAGCTGCTCAACCGCGACCCGCTGCTGACCGGCAACGGGGCGGTGCGCGGCATCTTCGCCGCCCAGGAGATCAAGCCGCAGGCACGGGTGCTGGCCACCGACCGCGGCATCGCCTGCGCCGTCGTCGACTACGACGCCCTGCGCGGTATCGACGACTCCGAGCACCGGCTGTTCTGACCGGGTCCATGCGCATCTTCCACATCGCGACCGTCGCCGACTGGGAGGCGGCTCGGGCCTCGGGCCGCTACACGACCTCCACGCGCGGTCGCACCCTGGCCGAGGAGGGCTTCATCCACGCCAGCCGGGGCGACCAGTGGCAAGCGGTGCGCCGACGCTGGTACGCCGACGTGACCGAGCCCCTCGTCCTGCTCGTCGTCGACACCACACGCCTGTCCTCGCCGGTCGTCGACGAGCACGTCCCCGACTCCGAGGAGACCTTCCCCCACGTCTACGGCCCGATCGACGCAGACGCGGTGGTCCAGACGATCCCGCTCGAGACGCACACCCCGGACGTCATCGGGGACACCGTCGAGGACATGCCGCGCGCGCCCTCGGTGTCGTTCAGCCGGCTCTTCCTCGAGGAGATGTTCCGCAACGTGCTCGTCGTGTGCGCCGTGCTGGTGGCCGCCGTGGCCGGTGCCCTGGCCGGGGCGGCGATCGACGAGCGCTGGGGGCCGATCACCGGCTCCCTGCTGGGCCTGCTCGTCGGGGTCGTCGTCGTACGCCGGACCCGGCGGCGACCCGGTCGCTGAGAGTTCGTCGCCCCGGAGAGGTTTCTCAGTCAATGCTCAGGATAAGGTCCCTGCCGTGAACCTCACCAACACGCTCCGTCCCACCCGCGCCCGTCGGACCACCTTCGGCCTGATCCTCGCCTCCGTCGTCCTCGGTGGCACCCTGACCGCCTGTGGCGGCTCCGAGGCCGAGAACACCACCTGTGGTGAGCTCAAGGGCATGTCGGCCGACGAGACGCTCGACTTCATCAAGAAGGCTGCCGACGACGACGGCAGCGACGACGCCAAGGACGCCATCAAGGCCATCGACTCGATCGGCGACGACGAGACCGCCAAGAAGACGTTCGCCGACACCATCAAGACCAGCATCTGCGACAACAAGGACGACGACACCAAGCTCAAGGACACCCCCCTCTACAAGGACTGACCGCAGCGGCCGGGCGGCTCTCCCGCCCGGCCGTTAACGTGGTCGCGTGACCGCGACCTCTCGCACCCGCACCATCGTCGTCGGCCTTGCCGCGCTCCTCTCCGTCGGACTGACGGCGTGCGGCGGCATGGCCGACGACGCTCCGCGTGACGCCGACACCCAGGCGTTCTGCGACGCCTTCTACGACCGCGACCTCACCGCCGAGAAGGTGGCGACCAAGCTGGCCGAGATCGGCACGCCCGACGGCGTGAGCGCCGACCAGCGGCGAGGCTTCGAGCTGTGGGTGGAGGGCCTCGACAACGAGGGCGACACCCCCAACACCCAGATCGACCGGGTGGAGGTGCCCCAGGGCGACCGCGACGTCGCCGAGGCGTTCACCGACTACGTCGGCACCACCTGCCTCGCCGAGGCACCCAGCCCCACGGACGACCCGACGGGCAGCCCGTCCCAGGCCCCGTCGTCCACCCCGCCTTCCTAGAGCTCCTGGACCTGCTGCGCGACGTCCTGCGCACAGCCCCACGACAGCGTGACGCCGGCGCCGCCGTGCCCGTAGCAGTGGACCACCCGCCCGACGCGCTCCAGCCGTACGTCGGGCCGCCAGGGCCGCAGCCCGACCTTGTGCCGCAGCACCCGCGCGTGGGCCAGCCCCGGCACGAGCTCCGCTGCTCGCTGCACGATGTCCGCCGCGACCCGAGGTGACGGCGTACGGCTCCACTCGAGCTCGTCGGCGGTGCCGCCGAGCACGATCTCCCGCGCGCGCGGGACGACGTAGGTCACCGGTCGCCCCGCTCGGTCGTCGAGCCAGAACCGCTCCAGCCCGATCTGCTCGACCACGACGACCTGGCCCGCCACCGGGACGACCGTGTGATCGGCACCGAGGAGCCGTGCCCCCAGGCCGGAGCAGTTGACGACCGCGTCGCCGTGGTCGGGGAGCGCCGCCAGGTTGAGGCGGGTCAGGGTGCCCCCGAGCCGCTCGACGCGGCCCGCGAGCCAGCGCAGGTAGCACGGCATGTCGACGACCGGCGCGACCACGTCGCCGCGCCCCACGTCGGTGCCGGGCAGGACCCGGACGCCGTGATCCTCACCGCTGGCGGCCAGGTCAGTGAAGACCTCCGAGGACGTGGCGGTCCAGCGGGCCACCAGCTCGGGGGGCCCGACGCGGTAGGGGCGCACGAGCGCGGCAGCGACGACCGAGGTCGTCTCCAGCGGCAGGTCGCGCGCGACGACGTCGACGCGGTGGCTGTCCTCGAGCAGCCGGACCGCACAGCTGAGACCGACCACTCCGGCACCGACGACGACGACTCGCATCGGCCCACTCTCGCAGGACCGGTCAGGCGCCGCCGGCGATCCGGGGTGCCGTCGCGTCGGCGCCCTCGCCACCCTGCTCGCGCGCGACGTAGTCCTCGATGTCGTCGATGTCGTCGGCGTTGCGGCGTACGACGGCGAGCAGGTCGCTCATCGTGGCGACCTCCTCGACCTGCTCCTTGATGAACCACTGCATGAACTGCTCGGAGGCGAAGTCGTACTCGTCGCGGGCGGTGCGCAGCAGCCCGTTGATCTGCTCGGTGACCCGCTTCTCCTGCTCGAGCGCGAGCTCGACGGGGGCGACGACGCCCTCGAAGGCCGGCACCGGGGCGTCGACACCGGGGATGACGACGTCGACGTCGGTGTCGAGGAGGTACTGGACCATCATCATCGCGTGGTCGCGCTCCTCGAGCGCCTGCGCGTAGAAGAGCGCGGCCATCTGCGGCATCGTGAGCGCGTCGTAGTGGACCGCGATGGCGACGTACTGGTTGTGGGCGGCGAGCTCGTTGCCGATCTGGGCGTTGAGCTGCTCCACGAAGCGGGTTCCGGGCACTGTCGTACTCCTGCTCGATCAGGTGGTGGCGACCGGTCAGGCAGCCTTGACCAGCTTCTTCTTGGTGACCTTGGTGCCGTCGAGGCGGACGAGCTGGCGGCGCTTGACGGTATACCCCGCCGGGAGCGTGCCTTCCTTCAGCATGCGCAACGGGCAGCGGCCGCACTTCTTGCGCGACTCGCAGCACTTCGTCTTCGGCAGCTTGGCGACCTTGCCGCCCTTCCCCTTGCCCATGAGGACAGGCTAACAGCAGTGAGGGCAGCCTCACCTACTCCTCGGGGGTCGGACGGGTCACCCCTCGTCGAGGCCCTGGGCGCGACGGATGACCTCGACGATGCCGGCCATGATCGCGGTGAGGCCGAAGTCCTTGGGCGTGTAAACCGCGGCCACGCCGGCCTCGATCAGGCGCCGGCCGTCGGAGTCGGGGATGATCCCGCCGACGATGACGGGAACGTCGTCGAGCCCGGCCTCGCGCAGCCCGTCGAGCACGGCCGGCACGAGCTCCATGTGGCTGCCCGACAGGATCGACAGCCCGACGCAGTGCACGTCCTCGGCGACCGCCGCCGAGACGATCTGCGCCGGAGTCAGCCGGATGCCCTGGTAGATCACCTCGAAGCCGGCGTCGCGGGCGCGTACGGCGACCTGCTCGGCACCGTTGCTGTGGCCGTCGAGACCGGGCTTGCCGACCAGCAGGCGAAGCCGTCCGCCGAGCTCCTCGCCCGTGGCCCTGACCCGCTCGCGCACCTCGGTCAGCTCCGCCCCGGCCTCGCCGACCGATGCGGTCACACCGACCGCGCCGCCGACCCCCGTGGGCGCACGGAACTCGCCGAAGACCTCGCGCAGGGTGCCGGCCCACTCCCCCGTGGTCGCACCGGCGCGGGCGGCGACCAGGGTCGCGGCCATCAGGTTCTCGTCGGTCTTGGCCGCGGCGGCCAGCGCGGCGAGCGCCGCGGTGACGGCGGCGTCGTCGCGCTGCTCCTTCCAGGCCCTCATCGAGGCCAGGGCGGAGGCCTCGGCCTGCGGGTCGGCCGACATGATCGCGTCGTCGAGGTTGGCGGTCAGCGGCGAGGGCTCGGTGGTCTCGAAGCGGTTGACGCCGACGATGACCTCCTCGCCGCTCTCGATCCGCCCGCGCCGCGCGGCGTGGGCCGAGACCAGCTCCTGCTTCATGTAGCCCGACTCGACGGCCGCGATCGCCCCACCCATCGCCTGCACCCGGTCGACCTCGGCCCGGGCGCTCGCGACGAGCTCGGCCACCTTGGCCTCGATCACGTGGCTGCCGTCGAAGATGTCGTCGTACTCGAGCAGGTCGGACTCGAAGGCCAGCACCTGCTGCAGGCGCAGCGACCACTGCTGGTCCCACGGCCGCGGCAGCCCGAGCGCCTCGTTCCAGGCCGGCAGCTGCAGCGCACGGGCCCGGGCGTTCTTGCTGAGGGTGACGCCGAGCATCTCGAGCACGATGCGCTGCACGTTGTTCTCGGGCTGGGCCTCGGTCAGGCCGAGCGAGTTGACCTGGACGCCGTAGCGGAAGCGCCGCATCTTGGGGTCCTGCACGCCGTAGCGCTCGCGGGTGATCTCGTCCCAGAGCTGGTTGAAGGCCCGCATCTTGCAGGTCTCCTCGATGAAGCGGACGCCGGCGTTGACGAAGAACGAGATCCGGCCGACGACCTTCTCGAAGTCGGCCTCGTCGACCTGGCCGGACGCCTTGACCTGGTCGAGCACGGCGATCGCGGTGCACAGCGCGTAGGCCAGCTCCTGCGTCGGCGTGGCGCCGGCCTCCTGCAGGTGGTAGCTGCAG
This window contains:
- a CDS encoding protein meaA, translated to MSPASKDKPWVMRTYAGHSTAEASNALYRGNLAKGQTGLSVAFDLPTQTGYDPDSVMSRGEVGKVGVPVPHLGEMRKLFDQIPLTEMNTSMTINAVAMWMLAMYQVAAEEQNPDLDPDEVAQQLAGTTQNDIIKEYLSRGTYVFPPEHSLRLIGDMIAYTVHQIPKWNPINICSYHLQEAGATPTQELAYALCTAIAVLDQVKASGQVDEADFEKVVGRISFFVNAGVRFIEETCKMRAFNQLWDEITRERYGVQDPKMRRFRYGVQVNSLGLTEAQPENNVQRIVLEMLGVTLSKNARARALQLPAWNEALGLPRPWDQQWSLRLQQVLAFESDLLEYDDIFDGSHVIEAKVAELVASARAEVDRVQAMGGAIAAVESGYMKQELVSAHAARRGRIESGEEVIVGVNRFETTEPSPLTANLDDAIMSADPQAEASALASMRAWKEQRDDAAVTAALAALAAAAKTDENLMAATLVAARAGATTGEWAGTLREVFGEFRAPTGVGGAVGVTASVGEAGAELTEVRERVRATGEELGGRLRLLVGKPGLDGHSNGAEQVAVRARDAGFEVIYQGIRLTPAQIVSAAVAEDVHCVGLSILSGSHMELVPAVLDGLREAGLDDVPVIVGGIIPDSDGRRLIEAGVAAVYTPKDFGLTAIMAGIVEVIRRAQGLDEG